From Blattabacterium cuenoti, the proteins below share one genomic window:
- a CDS encoding DUF3276 family protein, which produces MDEKENFKEKNEICSRTLKTGSRTYFFDARETRAGDYYLTITESKKNFTETGEIIYKKHKIYLYKEDFSKFQNILDDMIRFIINEKGREVISERHQKDFKNHSFHHQEMKEKRISDSKKFTNVNFEDL; this is translated from the coding sequence ATGGACGAAAAAGAAAATTTTAAAGAAAAAAATGAAATTTGTTCACGTACATTAAAAACTGGAAGTCGTACGTATTTTTTTGATGCAAGAGAAACAAGAGCTGGTGATTATTATTTAACTATTACTGAGAGTAAAAAAAATTTTACTGAAACAGGAGAAATCATATATAAGAAACACAAAATTTATTTGTATAAAGAAGATTTTTCTAAATTTCAGAATATACTCGATGATATGATTCGATTTATTATTAATGAAAAGGGAAGAGAAGTAATTTCAGAACGTCATCAAAAAGATTTCAAAAATCATTCTTTTCATCATCAAGAAATGAAAGAAAAAAGAATATCAGATTCAAAAAAATTTACAAATGTTAATTTTGAGGATCTTTAA
- the secG gene encoding preprotein translocase subunit SecG encodes MKLSIFIIGFFIILTCFFLITIILIQNPKQGFISQSFMEDNFRFFGVKRTNILLKRITWLSSIMILFLILLFNLILKH; translated from the coding sequence ATGAAATTATCCATATTTATTATAGGTTTTTTTATTATTTTAACTTGTTTTTTTCTTATCACAATAATTTTGATACAAAATCCAAAACAAGGATTTATTTCTCAATCTTTTATGGAAGATAATTTCAGATTTTTTGGAGTCAAAAGAACTAATATTCTTCTAAAAAGAATAACTTGGTTATCATCAATAATGATATTATTTCTCATTTTACTCTTCAATTTAATATTAAAACATTAA
- a CDS encoding sigma 54-interacting transcriptional regulator → MDKFIQNIKQKFNIIGNDHSLQRTIEKSIQVAPSDISVLVLGESGVGKEIIPKIIHQFSFRKHNSFIAVNCGAIPEGTIDSELFGHEKGSFTGAINMRKGYFEEANGGTIFLDEVGELPITTQVRLLRILESGEFIKVGSSHVQKTNIRVVAATNLNMIESIRKGKFREDLYYRLNTVQINIPPLRFRKNDIEPLFKKFSNDFSEKYKIPPIKLTEKSLRYLEDYPWPGNIRQLKNLIEQISIIEKKREISIDKLKEYIPENSPSLSFPSSNNERIFQDFSSERDFLYKVLFDMKKNFNNLKSLIFQFIKNKNNENNNFIKKNQKIIEKVFGKIINSSDNSSSVESTIMEDPIFRLEHSSSDLTTNSQEQEEDLDYEEIEEDSYKNESKNFSLQKKEIEFIQKSLKKNNGKRKKTAKELGISERTLYRKIKQYGL, encoded by the coding sequence ATGGATAAATTTATTCAGAATATAAAACAAAAATTTAATATCATAGGAAATGATCATTCTTTACAAAGAACCATAGAAAAATCTATTCAAGTGGCTCCTAGTGATATTTCTGTCTTGGTTCTTGGTGAAAGCGGTGTAGGAAAAGAAATTATTCCAAAAATAATTCATCAATTTTCTTTCAGAAAACATAATTCATTTATAGCTGTCAATTGTGGAGCAATTCCAGAAGGAACTATTGATAGTGAGCTTTTTGGTCATGAAAAAGGTTCTTTTACCGGTGCTATAAATATGAGAAAAGGCTATTTTGAAGAAGCAAATGGAGGTACTATTTTTTTAGATGAAGTAGGAGAATTACCCATAACAACTCAAGTTCGTCTCCTTAGAATTTTAGAATCAGGTGAGTTTATAAAAGTTGGATCTTCTCATGTTCAAAAAACTAACATACGTGTTGTTGCTGCAACTAATTTAAATATGATAGAATCTATACGAAAAGGGAAATTTAGGGAAGATTTGTATTACCGTTTAAACACAGTACAAATAAACATACCACCTTTACGATTTCGGAAAAATGATATTGAACCATTATTTAAAAAATTTTCTAATGATTTTTCCGAAAAATATAAAATTCCTCCAATTAAACTTACTGAAAAATCTTTAAGATACTTAGAAGATTATCCTTGGCCAGGAAATATAAGACAATTGAAAAATTTAATTGAACAAATTTCTATAATAGAAAAAAAAAGAGAAATATCTATTGATAAATTGAAAGAATATATTCCAGAAAATTCTCCTTCTTTATCTTTTCCATCATCAAACAACGAACGTATTTTTCAAGATTTTTCATCCGAAAGAGATTTTCTGTATAAAGTTTTATTTGATATGAAAAAAAATTTCAATAATCTAAAAAGTTTAATATTTCAATTTATCAAAAATAAAAATAACGAAAACAATAATTTTATAAAAAAAAATCAAAAAATTATAGAAAAAGTTTTCGGAAAAATAATAAACTCTTCTGATAATTCTTCTTCTGTAGAATCCACTATAATGGAAGATCCTATTTTTAGATTAGAGCATTCATCTTCAGATCTTACTACTAATTCTCAAGAACAAGAAGAAGATCTAGATTATGAAGAGATAGAGGAAGATTCTTATAAAAATGAATCAAAAAATTTTTCTTTACAAAAAAAAGAAATAGAATTTATTCAAAAATCTTTGAAAAAAAATAATGGAAAAAGAAAAAAAACGGCTAAAGAATTAGGTATATCAGAAAGAACCTTATATAGAAAAATTAAACAGTATGGCTTATAA
- a CDS encoding KdsC family phosphatase, with amino-acid sequence MEDYRNIMKNIDTFVFDVDGVLTNCSLNLFPDGNMVRQMFAKDGYAMQLAEMRGYNLCVITRGSDLMVFRRLRRLNIRYIYQRTENKISCLNDFCKILNLSKERILYMGDDIPDIEIMKMVAFPCCPKDAIQEVKDISKYISPKKGGKGCVRDVIEQTLKVQRKWTE; translated from the coding sequence ATGGAAGATTATAGAAATATAATGAAGAATATAGATACTTTTGTATTTGATGTAGATGGAGTATTGACTAATTGCTCTTTAAATTTATTTCCTGATGGGAATATGGTTCGTCAAATGTTTGCAAAAGATGGTTATGCTATGCAATTAGCAGAAATGAGAGGTTATAACTTATGTGTAATAACAAGAGGTTCAGATTTAATGGTATTTAGACGTTTAAGAAGGTTAAATATTCGTTATATCTACCAAAGAACAGAGAACAAAATAAGTTGTTTGAATGATTTTTGCAAAATATTAAATCTTTCTAAAGAAAGAATTCTATATATGGGAGATGATATTCCGGATATTGAAATAATGAAGATGGTTGCATTTCCTTGTTGTCCAAAAGATGCAATTCAAGAAGTAAAAGATATATCTAAATATATATCTCCAAAAAAAGGAGGAAAAGGATGTGTTAGAGATGTAATAGAACAAACTTTAAAAGTTCAAAGGAAATGGACTGAATAA
- the pncB gene encoding nicotinate phosphoribosyltransferase, translated as MKGLSIISSLLDNDFYKFTMQNAIIKLFPYAKARYEFINRGKHSFPKNFSEKLKECLKQMSYLRLSNEEKNFLEKSCPYFDYEYLNFLKNYQYNPKEVCITQYGENIKIYIEGLWNRIILWEVPLMAVISELYYKLTGAEPISDKKIILLTKEKLNRYKKLNVKIGEYGTRRRFSYKIQKLVVKVLKKGGGSLFMGTSNVHLSNFFSTKPLGTHGHEWIMFHAAKYGFSIADRIAMENWLNVYRNNIGVALSDTYTSSIFFQNFNQKLSNIFNGIRHDSGDPILFIKKTIDHYKKFKINPLKKEIIFSDNLNPNKVAYISSFCKKKINPIFGIGTNFTNDVGVPSMNIVIKMVKATPKKDWVSVVKLSNVNEKSTGDKNMIFLAKKILHLF; from the coding sequence ATGAAAGGATTATCAATAATATCATCATTGTTAGATAATGATTTTTATAAATTCACAATGCAAAATGCAATAATAAAATTATTTCCTTATGCAAAAGCTAGATATGAATTTATCAATAGAGGAAAACATTCCTTTCCAAAAAATTTTTCAGAAAAATTAAAAGAATGTTTAAAACAGATGTCCTATCTAAGACTATCAAATGAGGAAAAAAATTTTTTAGAGAAATCTTGTCCATATTTTGATTATGAATATTTAAATTTTCTAAAAAATTATCAATATAATCCAAAAGAAGTCTGTATAACACAATATGGAGAAAATATAAAAATTTATATAGAAGGATTATGGAACCGTATTATATTATGGGAAGTTCCATTAATGGCTGTAATATCTGAATTATATTACAAATTGACAGGAGCTGAACCTATATCAGATAAAAAAATAATTCTTTTAACAAAAGAAAAACTGAACAGATATAAGAAATTAAATGTTAAAATTGGAGAATATGGAACCAGAAGAAGATTTTCTTACAAAATACAAAAATTAGTTGTTAAAGTTTTAAAAAAAGGAGGAGGTTCTCTTTTTATGGGAACTAGCAATGTTCACTTATCCAATTTTTTTTCTACAAAACCACTTGGAACACATGGACATGAATGGATAATGTTTCATGCGGCAAAATATGGATTTAGTATAGCAGATAGAATTGCTATGGAAAACTGGTTAAATGTATATAGAAATAATATAGGAGTTGCCTTATCTGATACTTATACTTCTTCTATTTTCTTTCAAAATTTTAATCAGAAATTATCCAATATTTTTAACGGAATACGACATGATAGCGGTGATCCTATTTTGTTTATAAAAAAAACAATAGATCATTATAAAAAATTTAAGATAAATCCTTTAAAAAAAGAAATTATATTTTCTGATAATTTAAATCCAAATAAAGTAGCATATATATCATCTTTTTGTAAAAAGAAAATAAATCCTATTTTCGGAATAGGTACAAATTTTACAAATGATGTAGGTGTTCCTTCTATGAATATTGTGATTAAAATGGTAAAAGCTACTCCAAAAAAAGATTGGGTATCTGTTGTAAAACTTTCTAATGTAAACGAAAAATCAACAGGAGACAAAAATATGATTTTTTTAGCTAAAAAAATCTTACACCTATTCTAA
- the groL gene encoding chaperonin GroEL (60 kDa chaperone family; promotes refolding of misfolded polypeptides especially under stressful conditions; forms two stacked rings of heptamers to form a barrel-shaped 14mer; ends can be capped by GroES; misfolded proteins enter the barrel where they are refolded when GroES binds) produces MAKDIKFDIEARDKLKKGVDALANAVKVTLGPKGRNVVLQKSFGGPQVTKDGVSVAKEIELEDSIENLGAQMVKEVASKTNDVAGDGTTTATVLAQAIVREGLKNVAAGANPMDLKRGIDKALEVVILDLKKQSREVGGNTEKIKQVASISANNDEKTGALIADAFEKVGKEGVITVEEAKGTDTSVDVVEGMQFDRGYQSPYFVTNTEKMITEFDQPQILLSDKKIAAMKDLLPILEPVAQSGKPLLIISEEVEGEALATLVVNKIRGTIKVAAIKAPGFGDRRKAMLEDIAILTGGTVISEETGSKLEDVKLHMLGKAERVIIDKDNTTIVNGGGSKKDIRTRVDQIKAQIETTTSDYDKEKLQERLAKLAGGVAVLYVGAASEVEMKEKKDRVDDALNATRAAVEEGIVAGGGVALVRAVKSLDHIIGDNSDQDTGIQIVRRSLEEPLRQIVANAGGEGSVVVAKVAEGKGDFGYDAKIGEYKNMIVEGIIDPTKVARVALENAASVSGMLLTTECVVTEIKKDEPNTPPMPGPGGGGMGGMM; encoded by the coding sequence ATGGCAAAAGATATTAAATTTGATATTGAAGCAAGAGATAAATTGAAAAAAGGAGTGGATGCATTAGCTAATGCAGTAAAAGTTACCTTAGGACCAAAAGGTCGTAATGTTGTTTTACAAAAGTCTTTTGGAGGCCCTCAAGTAACTAAAGATGGAGTATCAGTAGCTAAAGAAATAGAATTAGAAGATTCTATAGAAAATTTAGGAGCTCAAATGGTTAAAGAAGTAGCTTCTAAAACTAACGATGTAGCAGGTGATGGTACTACAACAGCAACAGTTTTAGCTCAAGCTATTGTTAGAGAAGGTTTAAAAAATGTTGCTGCTGGAGCGAACCCTATGGATTTAAAAAGAGGAATAGACAAAGCTTTAGAAGTAGTCATTTTGGATCTTAAAAAACAATCTAGAGAAGTAGGAGGAAATACTGAAAAAATAAAACAGGTTGCTTCCATTTCCGCTAATAATGATGAAAAAACAGGAGCATTAATAGCAGATGCTTTTGAAAAAGTAGGAAAAGAAGGAGTGATTACTGTGGAAGAAGCTAAAGGAACAGATACGTCAGTAGACGTAGTTGAAGGCATGCAATTTGATAGAGGATATCAATCTCCTTATTTTGTAACAAATACTGAAAAAATGATAACAGAATTTGATCAACCTCAGATTCTATTATCTGATAAAAAAATAGCAGCAATGAAAGACTTGCTTCCTATTTTAGAACCTGTTGCTCAATCTGGAAAACCTCTTTTAATTATTTCTGAAGAAGTAGAAGGAGAAGCTTTAGCTACTCTTGTAGTCAATAAAATACGTGGAACAATCAAAGTCGCAGCTATAAAAGCTCCTGGATTTGGAGATAGAAGAAAAGCTATGTTAGAAGATATAGCAATTCTTACAGGAGGGACGGTCATTTCAGAGGAAACAGGAAGTAAATTAGAAGATGTTAAACTTCATATGTTAGGAAAAGCAGAAAGAGTAATTATAGATAAAGATAATACTACTATTGTTAATGGAGGAGGAAGTAAAAAAGACATAAGAACTCGTGTGGATCAAATTAAAGCACAAATAGAAACAACTACATCCGATTATGATAAAGAAAAATTGCAAGAACGTCTTGCTAAATTAGCTGGAGGAGTAGCTGTTCTTTATGTAGGAGCTGCATCTGAAGTTGAAATGAAAGAAAAAAAAGACCGTGTAGACGATGCTTTAAACGCTACTCGTGCAGCAGTGGAAGAAGGAATTGTTGCCGGTGGTGGTGTAGCTTTAGTTCGAGCTGTAAAATCTTTAGACCATATTATAGGAGATAATTCTGATCAAGATACAGGTATACAAATAGTAAGAAGATCACTTGAGGAACCTTTACGTCAAATTGTAGCAAACGCAGGAGGAGAAGGATCTGTTGTTGTCGCTAAAGTTGCAGAAGGAAAAGGTGATTTTGGATATGATGCAAAAATAGGGGAATATAAAAATATGATAGTTGAAGGAATCATAGACCCTACTAAAGTAGCTAGAGTTGCGTTAGAAAATGCAGCTTCAGTATCAGGAATGTTGCTTACAACAGAATGTGTTGTTACAGAAATAAAAAAAGATGAACCAAATACACCTCCAATGCCTGGACCAGGTGGTGGAGGAATGGGAGGAATGATGTAG
- the miaB gene encoding tRNA (N6-isopentenyl adenosine(37)-C2)-methylthiotransferase MiaB, with amino-acid sequence MDKDKPSFYIESYGCQMNISDSEIVVSILLEKGYSLTYDLKKAHLILLNTCSIRKKAFLTIKNRLENLKYLKIKNKQFPLFGILGCISKTTEKSFLDKIDFFVDPDDYRNISNVIDSVINKGSKSYIPSFSFKKNYKDETYEGIEPYFPFKKKQSKVTSFLSITRGCDNMCTFCIVPFTRGRERSKSPSYIIEECQKLYEQGYKEITLLGQNVDSYLWFGGRLKKEIKNSKKIEKKIIDFSNLLDLIAKEFPSMRIRFSTSNPQDMSYEVIEIMSKHSNICKHIHLPVQSGSNKILKIMNRKYTREIYISLIKRIRSIIPECSISHDIMAGFCHETEEDHQETLSLMNEVKYNYGYMFSYSPRPGTFSYKKLKDTVPIRVKKRRLKEIIELQKTHSIFHMKKFLGKTEKVLIEGESKKNHNNWYGRNTQNIVVVFPKKNTKIGETILIKIINFSSATLIGKIENKHSNCSN; translated from the coding sequence ATGGATAAAGATAAACCTTCTTTTTATATAGAAAGTTATGGATGTCAAATGAATATTTCTGATAGTGAAATCGTTGTTTCTATTTTACTAGAAAAAGGATATTCTTTAACATACGACTTGAAAAAAGCTCATTTAATTTTGTTAAATACTTGTTCAATACGAAAAAAAGCTTTTTTAACTATAAAAAATAGATTAGAAAATCTAAAATATTTAAAAATAAAAAACAAACAATTCCCATTGTTTGGAATTTTAGGATGTATATCTAAAACAACAGAAAAATCTTTTTTAGATAAAATTGATTTTTTTGTTGACCCTGATGATTATAGAAATATTTCAAACGTGATTGATTCGGTAATTAATAAAGGGTCAAAATCATATATTCCTTCTTTTTCTTTTAAAAAAAATTATAAAGATGAAACCTATGAAGGAATAGAACCTTATTTCCCTTTTAAAAAAAAACAAAGTAAAGTAACAAGTTTTCTAAGCATAACTAGAGGTTGTGATAATATGTGTACATTTTGTATTGTTCCATTTACAAGAGGAAGAGAAAGAAGTAAAAGTCCTTCTTATATAATTGAGGAATGTCAAAAACTATATGAACAAGGATATAAAGAAATAACCCTTTTGGGACAAAATGTGGATTCATATCTTTGGTTTGGTGGTAGATTAAAAAAAGAAATAAAAAATAGTAAAAAGATAGAAAAAAAAATAATAGATTTCTCCAATCTTTTAGACCTTATAGCTAAGGAATTTCCATCCATGAGGATTAGATTTTCTACTTCTAATCCTCAAGATATGTCTTATGAAGTTATAGAGATAATGTCTAAGCATTCAAATATTTGTAAACATATTCATTTACCAGTTCAATCTGGAAGCAATAAAATACTTAAAATAATGAATAGAAAATATACCCGTGAAATATATATTTCGTTAATAAAAAGAATTAGATCTATAATACCAGAATGTTCTATCTCCCATGATATTATGGCAGGTTTTTGTCACGAAACGGAAGAAGATCATCAAGAAACTTTAAGTTTAATGAATGAAGTTAAATATAATTATGGTTATATGTTTAGTTACTCACCTAGACCAGGTACTTTTTCTTATAAAAAATTAAAAGATACTGTTCCAATAAGAGTGAAGAAAAGAAGGTTAAAAGAAATTATTGAGTTACAAAAAACTCATTCCATTTTTCATATGAAAAAATTTTTAGGAAAAACAGAAAAAGTATTAATCGAAGGTGAATCCAAAAAAAATCATAACAATTGGTATGGAAGAAATACACAAAATATAGTTGTTGTATTTCCAAAAAAAAATACAAAAATAGGAGAAACGATTCTTATTAAAATAATTAATTTTTCATCTGCAACCCTAATAGGAAAAATAGAAAATAAACATTCTAATTGTTCCAATTAA
- a CDS encoding co-chaperone GroES: MVEVKIKPLADRVLIQPDPAETKTESGIIIPDTAKEKPQKGKVIAIGNGKKNEPMILKKGDRVLYGKYSGTELKWEGEEYLVMRESDVIAII; encoded by the coding sequence ATGGTGGAAGTAAAAATTAAACCATTAGCAGATCGAGTTCTTATACAACCTGATCCAGCTGAAACAAAAACAGAATCAGGTATTATTATTCCAGATACAGCAAAGGAAAAACCACAAAAAGGAAAAGTAATAGCCATTGGAAATGGTAAAAAAAATGAACCTATGATTTTAAAAAAAGGAGATAGAGTTTTATATGGTAAATATTCAGGAACTGAATTAAAATGGGAGGGAGAAGAATATCTCGTTATGAGAGAATCTGATGTTATAGCTATTATTTGA
- a CDS encoding RNA recognition motif domain-containing protein: MDNTKLYVGNLSYEVKEQELQKYFESIGEVLHTKIIFDETSSNRKRSKGFGFIEMSSEESAKKAIEKLNGKEFMGRNIIVSVARPRAKKDF; encoded by the coding sequence ATGGACAATACGAAATTATACGTTGGCAATTTATCTTATGAAGTAAAAGAACAAGAATTACAAAAGTATTTTGAATCTATAGGAGAAGTATTACATACAAAAATCATCTTTGATGAAACAAGTTCTAATAGAAAAAGAAGTAAAGGATTTGGTTTTATAGAGATGTCTAGCGAAGAAAGTGCAAAAAAAGCTATAGAAAAATTAAATGGAAAAGAATTTATGGGACGTAATATTATTGTTTCTGTCGCAAGACCAAGAGCCAAAAAAGATTTTTAA